In Streptomyces capitiformicae, one genomic interval encodes:
- a CDS encoding DUF4142 domain-containing protein yields MPRTWNIGAIFMSGGLVLTVAALAYPAMLGVEKTATGSERIIANTPYGPLTEADRDFVIKVRSAGLWEYPLGEMAMERGTTPEMKEAGEHLVVGHAGLDEMCRKIAPELNITLNNQASPQQQQFVATVDAATGKEFDSTAVTIMRVTHGQIFPTIAKIRASTRNTLVRALADLANDTVLDHITVLEKTGLVNHDQVNYQQTNPPKLPSEQATPPVPQPGAPVVVLKPRPDLDVQTAAPTASPTPAPPPSE; encoded by the coding sequence ATGCCCCGTACGTGGAACATCGGAGCGATCTTCATGAGCGGCGGTCTAGTGCTGACCGTCGCCGCGCTCGCCTACCCCGCCATGCTGGGCGTCGAGAAGACGGCCACAGGCTCGGAGCGGATCATCGCCAACACGCCATACGGCCCACTGACCGAGGCCGACCGGGACTTCGTCATCAAGGTCCGCTCCGCCGGGCTGTGGGAATACCCGCTCGGCGAGATGGCCATGGAACGCGGTACGACGCCGGAGATGAAGGAGGCCGGCGAGCACCTGGTCGTCGGGCACGCCGGGCTCGACGAGATGTGCCGCAAGATCGCTCCCGAGCTGAACATCACCCTCAACAACCAGGCGAGCCCGCAACAGCAGCAGTTCGTGGCCACCGTCGACGCGGCCACCGGCAAGGAGTTCGACTCCACTGCGGTCACCATCATGCGCGTCACGCACGGTCAGATCTTCCCGACCATCGCCAAGATCCGCGCCAGCACCCGGAACACCCTGGTGCGCGCGCTGGCCGACCTCGCCAACGACACCGTGCTCGACCACATCACCGTGCTGGAGAAGACAGGGCTGGTGAACCACGACCAGGTCAACTACCAGCAGACCAACCCCCCGAAACTCCCCTCAGAGCAGGCCACCCCGCCCGTGCCCCAGCCGGGCGCCCCGGTGGTCGTCCTGAAGCCGCGCCCGGATCTGGACGTACAGACCGCCGCCCCTACGGCCAGCCCGACACCCGCTCCGCCGCCGTCGGAGTGA